A region from the Thermanaeromonas toyohensis ToBE genome encodes:
- a CDS encoding FAD-dependent oxidoreductase, with amino-acid sequence MGFGHSPTVAVIGAGIAGAQAALDLARMGCHVVLVERGERPGGRLLDLIKTFPTNDCSACHLSPEQGFFCLRSPYFINLLEPGKVEVLSGVEVKDITGKEGRFTLRLYHKEREENREVDALILCPGYEEYIPSILERRYGYGHYPGVWTGLQLEKHLASGKALRRPSDGGMVERVAFIQCAGSRDPVHGVPYCSTICCLYALKEALLIAEAARLQDLPLPEITLFYMDIRTYGKTYERYLEKARESIRLRLIRSRVHSLIQPPGHPRLLLRYALDDGTARVEEFDLVILSTGVKAPVHGEKIAKKLQINLNSYGFAAISPFSPVSNGQPGVFVAGAFTGPCDVIDAVTQGSAAAAACLLRLRELGHTLDFSSSSSLSQSSPSNSGSSFGIGVIICDCPLLKGNLNLKELEKYALTLTGVTAVKWVISCPLKDTREIERLIKDQALGHVVIAACSARALEPVMVRCLKEIGLPLNRGRVVNLLAHATRLYSDSPRATNKAKELIRIAVNRVQSSPPLKVMGEGAILNSAALVVGGGVAGMVSALTLARLGYEVHLVEKEKRLGGNARCLYQVLEGGQVESWLSTLEEQVSTHPQVHLYLGARVIKSEGQVGCFKSTVEIDEERKREIIEHGALIIATGAKEKEPNQYLYGQHPRVVTGLKLEERLKFKREELARLNSVVFIQCVHSRDKDHPYCSRTCCSETLKNALELKKINPGLKIYILNRDIMAYGFKEQWYEAARSQGILFVRYTPEAPPEVEPAGGDRLKVKVYEPILGEEVFLLADLVVLATGVEPPQDNMELAQIFKLPLDEYGFFTTLHPKLKTVETPVPGVLTCGLAEGPKSLEETIVSAQAAALKAALVLKGEKNLPWRRVARVEGACAACLTCVRVCPHGAPSIIGNRSSINPLLCQGCGNCVAHCPAGAITLVGYSKEEIEAELRALKTCTDGTPTTVVYTCSYCAYAYWENLGSLGLKENVSVLQVPCLSRIGTWELLKALEMGAKEVILTGCTEDQCHFRPPRVWGSRSLKPDPATCQEKALKRVRDILRWLGEEGEVIKVWRLPPPHQESRGIAGFLRAK; translated from the coding sequence ATGGGTTTTGGACACAGCCCCACAGTTGCAGTGATAGGTGCAGGTATTGCAGGGGCTCAGGCGGCTTTGGATCTGGCCCGGATGGGATGCCACGTAGTATTAGTGGAACGAGGAGAGAGGCCAGGGGGCAGGCTTTTAGACCTCATAAAGACCTTCCCTACTAATGATTGTAGTGCTTGCCATCTCTCACCTGAACAGGGTTTTTTCTGCCTTCGCTCGCCTTATTTTATTAATCTGCTAGAACCCGGAAAAGTAGAAGTACTTTCAGGGGTAGAAGTGAAAGATATAACCGGCAAAGAAGGGCGCTTTACTTTACGTCTTTACCATAAAGAAAGGGAAGAAAACCGGGAAGTAGATGCCCTTATCCTTTGCCCAGGATATGAAGAATATATACCTTCTATACTCGAAAGGCGTTATGGTTATGGTCATTATCCCGGTGTTTGGACAGGTCTTCAATTAGAGAAGCATCTTGCTAGTGGTAAAGCCTTACGCCGGCCTAGCGATGGAGGGATGGTAGAACGGGTAGCTTTTATCCAGTGTGCAGGGTCACGGGATCCAGTCCATGGCGTTCCTTATTGCTCAACTATATGCTGCCTTTATGCCTTAAAAGAAGCTCTCCTTATTGCGGAGGCGGCCCGGCTTCAGGATTTGCCACTACCCGAAATCACTCTGTTTTATATGGATATCCGTACTTATGGGAAAACTTATGAAAGGTACCTAGAGAAGGCCCGGGAAAGTATAAGGCTTCGCCTGATACGGTCTCGTGTGCATAGCCTCATACAACCGCCTGGTCATCCCCGTTTGCTTCTCCGCTATGCCTTAGATGATGGGACGGCTCGGGTAGAAGAATTTGATTTAGTGATATTATCCACAGGGGTCAAAGCACCAGTTCATGGGGAAAAAATAGCTAAAAAGTTACAAATAAACCTAAACAGTTATGGATTCGCTGCTATTTCTCCCTTTTCCCCCGTCTCAAATGGGCAGCCAGGTGTCTTTGTAGCCGGAGCTTTCACTGGTCCTTGCGATGTAATTGATGCTGTAACTCAAGGTTCGGCTGCCGCTGCTGCTTGTCTTTTAAGGCTACGAGAGTTGGGACATACCTTAGATTTTAGTTCCTCTAGTTCCCTTAGCCAATCCTCCCCTTCAAATTCAGGTTCAAGCTTTGGCATAGGGGTGATTATATGCGATTGTCCACTGCTTAAAGGCAACTTAAACCTTAAAGAGCTAGAAAAATACGCTTTAACCTTAACGGGGGTAACAGCAGTTAAATGGGTTATTTCTTGTCCCCTAAAGGATACCAGGGAAATAGAAAGGCTGATCAAAGACCAGGCCTTGGGTCACGTGGTAATAGCTGCTTGTAGCGCCCGGGCGTTAGAACCTGTAATGGTGAGATGCCTTAAAGAAATTGGCTTACCACTTAATAGAGGGAGAGTAGTAAATCTCCTTGCCCATGCTACTCGCTTATATAGCGATTCCCCAAGGGCTACAAATAAAGCTAAAGAACTTATCCGGATAGCTGTAAACCGGGTACAATCCTCTCCACCGCTTAAGGTGATGGGAGAAGGGGCCATTTTAAATTCTGCCGCCTTAGTGGTGGGTGGTGGAGTAGCGGGCATGGTTTCTGCTCTTACCTTAGCTAGGCTAGGATATGAAGTACACTTGGTAGAGAAAGAGAAGCGCTTGGGGGGGAACGCCCGGTGCTTGTATCAGGTGCTGGAAGGTGGCCAGGTTGAATCTTGGCTTTCTACTTTGGAAGAACAAGTTAGCACCCATCCTCAGGTTCACCTTTATCTAGGGGCTAGGGTTATAAAAAGCGAAGGCCAGGTGGGTTGTTTTAAAAGTACGGTGGAAATAGATGAAGAGAGGAAAAGGGAAATAATCGAACATGGCGCTTTAATAATTGCTACTGGTGCTAAAGAAAAAGAGCCTAACCAGTACCTTTACGGACAGCATCCGCGGGTGGTTACAGGACTTAAACTGGAAGAGCGGCTGAAATTTAAACGTGAAGAGTTGGCAAGGCTTAATTCGGTGGTTTTCATTCAATGTGTCCATTCCCGGGATAAGGATCACCCTTACTGCAGCCGCACTTGCTGCAGCGAGACCTTAAAAAATGCTTTAGAGCTAAAGAAAATTAATCCAGGCCTTAAGATATATATTTTAAACCGCGATATTATGGCCTATGGCTTTAAAGAACAATGGTACGAAGCTGCCCGTTCCCAAGGAATATTATTTGTGCGCTATACTCCTGAAGCTCCTCCAGAGGTAGAGCCAGCAGGAGGGGATCGGTTAAAGGTTAAGGTATATGAACCCATTTTAGGAGAAGAAGTGTTTTTGCTTGCTGACTTAGTTGTTTTAGCTACGGGTGTTGAACCTCCCCAAGATAATATGGAACTGGCCCAGATATTTAAATTACCCTTAGATGAATACGGTTTCTTCACCACTTTGCATCCCAAGCTTAAAACGGTAGAAACACCGGTGCCTGGTGTCTTAACCTGCGGGCTGGCAGAGGGGCCTAAAAGTTTGGAAGAAACCATAGTCTCTGCCCAGGCGGCAGCCTTAAAAGCTGCTTTGGTACTTAAGGGAGAAAAGAACCTGCCTTGGCGGCGGGTAGCCCGGGTAGAGGGAGCCTGCGCTGCTTGCTTAACTTGTGTTCGTGTCTGCCCTCATGGTGCACCCTCCATTATTGGAAATCGTTCTAGCATCAATCCCTTACTTTGTCAGGGTTGTGGTAACTGTGTGGCCCATTGCCCAGCGGGGGCTATTACCCTGGTGGGATACAGCAAGGAGGAAATAGAAGCTGAATTACGTGCTTTAAAGACTTGTACAGATGGTACTCCTACTACAGTGGTATATACCTGTAGCTATTGTGCCTATGCTTATTGGGAAAACCTAGGGAGTTTAGGTTTAAAAGAAAACGTTAGTGTTTTACAAGTACCTTGCTTAAGCCGGATTGGTACCTGGGAATTGCTTAAAGCTTTGGAAATGGGCGCCAAGGAGGTGATACTTACAGGCTGTACGGAAGATCAATGCCATTTCCGGCCGCCCAGGGTATGGGGTAGCCGGTCCTTAAAGCCTGATCCGGCTACTTGCCAGGAGAAGGCCTTAAAGAGGGTAAGGGATATATTACGCTGGCTAGGGGAGGAAGGGGAGGTTATAAAGGTTTGGCGGCTGCCGCCGCCTCATCAAGAAAGCCGGGGAATAGCGGGCTTTTTAAGAGCCAAGTAA
- a CDS encoding (Fe-S)-binding protein, whose translation MAIAVKALEASTPYESLQLKLEKALGQATLNSCLACGACTGGCPTGDIGPLVDPRRIVRWLLWGAYERVLASDMVWLCTMCGRCTVYCPVGVNMGDLIRALRSQLAKENRVPENLQKVVDLALESGNNMGITREDYLDTLEWMQEELQAEFGEEARIPVDKKGARVLYVINPREAKFFPLSILAAAKIFYVAQESWTLSSQYWDATNYALFTGDDRAGGILIERLVGEMERLGCQELVMTECGHAFRAIKWGPEQWLGYKLPFEVRSIVQLMDQYLREGRLKLDPARNPEPVTYHDPCNLGRKEGVFEEPRRVLKLAVLDFREMIPNRENNYCCGGGGGMLSLSEFGRVRLAKGQVKIEQIRQTGAKIIATPCHNCVDQLNDLCRFYHLEAKAKNLVELVAEALITTEKGE comes from the coding sequence GTGGCCATAGCAGTCAAGGCTTTAGAAGCCAGCACCCCGTATGAGAGCTTGCAGCTTAAACTCGAAAAAGCCCTGGGTCAGGCAACTTTAAATTCCTGCTTGGCGTGTGGCGCGTGTACAGGTGGCTGCCCGACAGGGGATATAGGTCCTTTGGTAGATCCTCGACGGATTGTACGGTGGCTCTTATGGGGTGCCTACGAGAGAGTGTTGGCCTCGGACATGGTGTGGCTGTGTACCATGTGCGGCCGGTGTACAGTTTACTGCCCAGTAGGGGTAAATATGGGGGATCTCATCAGGGCCTTAAGAAGTCAATTGGCTAAAGAAAACCGGGTACCGGAAAACTTGCAGAAGGTGGTAGATCTGGCTTTGGAGTCCGGTAATAACATGGGGATTACAAGGGAGGATTATCTAGATACTTTGGAGTGGATGCAAGAAGAATTGCAAGCCGAATTCGGTGAGGAGGCTAGAATTCCGGTAGATAAAAAAGGGGCGCGGGTTTTATATGTAATTAACCCTCGGGAGGCCAAGTTCTTCCCTTTAAGCATTTTGGCTGCCGCCAAGATATTTTACGTAGCTCAAGAGAGTTGGACACTTTCTAGCCAGTACTGGGATGCTACTAACTACGCCCTGTTTACGGGAGATGACCGGGCGGGAGGGATTTTGATCGAAAGGCTTGTAGGGGAGATGGAAAGGTTAGGCTGCCAGGAACTAGTTATGACTGAATGCGGCCACGCCTTCCGGGCCATAAAGTGGGGACCAGAGCAATGGTTAGGTTATAAGCTCCCCTTCGAAGTGAGAAGTATTGTACAGCTCATGGATCAGTATTTGAGAGAGGGGCGGCTTAAGCTAGATCCTGCGCGTAATCCCGAGCCGGTAACTTATCATGACCCTTGTAACCTGGGACGTAAGGAAGGAGTGTTCGAGGAACCGCGGCGAGTGCTAAAACTCGCGGTGCTAGACTTCCGGGAAATGATACCTAACCGGGAGAATAATTACTGCTGTGGTGGTGGAGGGGGGATGCTCTCTTTAAGTGAATTTGGCCGGGTACGTTTAGCTAAGGGACAGGTCAAGATAGAACAGATTCGCCAGACAGGAGCCAAGATAATAGCCACCCCCTGTCATAATTGCGTAGACCAATTGAACGATTTGTGCCGGTTTTATCATTTGGAGGCCAAGGCTAAAAACTTAGTAGAGCTGGTGGCAGAAGCGCTGATCACCACGGAGAAGGGGGAGTAA
- a CDS encoding MerR family transcriptional regulator: protein MVIQLLNISPGRLKNWERKGLIRPRLKEGRRCYSELDLQRLMFIKNLLDKRHFKLVELPGYLNWYPCWQEGVCPPGCATQDKVEGVRPCWQRKTGWYCQGDLGRGA from the coding sequence ATGGTTATCCAGCTGTTAAATATCTCTCCTGGTCGCCTTAAAAATTGGGAGCGGAAGGGCTTGATTAGGCCCCGCTTGAAGGAAGGGAGGCGCTGCTACTCTGAGCTCGATTTGCAGCGCCTGATGTTTATTAAAAACCTGCTTGATAAGCGGCATTTTAAACTTGTGGAACTCCCAGGTTATCTTAACTGGTATCCCTGCTGGCAGGAGGGAGTTTGCCCGCCGGGATGTGCTACGCAGGACAAGGTAGAAGGGGTAAGGCCCTGCTGGCAGAGGAAGACCGGTTGGTATTGCCAGGGAGATTTAGGGAGGGGGGCTTAA
- a CDS encoding MerR family transcriptional regulator: protein MPEQLLYTISVVAELLGLQPGTLRVWERHKLIRPARKNGRRLYSNNDLKRLRFIQKLIEKGFNLTAIKHYLALYPCWFHEDCPACAHQTERLGCAKPCWKEEGTYCQLSFEDPALCHNCPYKKDPPH from the coding sequence ATGCCCGAGCAGCTCCTTTATACCATAAGCGTAGTAGCAGAATTACTAGGCCTCCAGCCGGGAACCTTGCGCGTGTGGGAAAGGCATAAGCTGATCCGACCGGCGAGGAAAAATGGCCGACGGTTATATTCCAATAATGATCTGAAGCGCTTGCGGTTTATACAAAAGCTAATAGAGAAAGGCTTTAACCTGACGGCCATCAAGCACTATTTAGCTCTTTACCCTTGCTGGTTCCATGAGGATTGTCCTGCCTGCGCCCATCAAACCGAACGTTTAGGGTGCGCTAAGCCCTGCTGGAAGGAAGAAGGTACCTATTGTCAGCTTTCCTTTGAAGATCCAGCGCTATGCCATAATTGCCCTTATAAAAAGGATCCACCCCACTAA
- a CDS encoding DUF5320 domain-containing protein produces MTIKGGILEMPRGDRTGPWGLGPLTGRRAGFCAGFPVPGFLNRAFWGFPRFWGGFGRGWRHMYWATGLPGWLRGWGWFPPFFPGALPLGAPASSQELEILKQQANFLEKELEEIRAQIKELEEKDKGQESS; encoded by the coding sequence ATGACCATTAAAGGAGGGATTTTAGAGATGCCGCGAGGCGACAGGACAGGTCCTTGGGGCTTGGGCCCCCTTACGGGAAGGAGAGCGGGCTTTTGCGCCGGTTTCCCGGTGCCAGGATTTTTAAACCGGGCCTTCTGGGGTTTCCCCCGATTTTGGGGTGGATTTGGCCGCGGATGGCGCCACATGTACTGGGCTACCGGTTTGCCCGGCTGGCTACGTGGCTGGGGGTGGTTTCCTCCTTTTTTTCCTGGCGCATTACCTTTGGGAGCGCCGGCCAGCTCGCAAGAACTAGAAATCCTTAAGCAGCAGGCTAATTTTTTGGAAAAAGAGTTAGAAGAAATTAGAGCCCAGATAAAGGAACTTGAGGAAAAGGATAAAGGCCAAGAGAGCTCTTAG